The genomic stretch GTCGGCCCTTCGGACCGCAAGGCGGTGAACGAGGGGCGGGCGGATTATGTGCCCATCTTTCTCCATCTCATTCCCCGGCTCTTTCGTAGCGGCACCGTGCCCCTGGACGTCGCCATGGTGCAGGTTTCGCCGCCGGATCAGCACGGCTTCATGAGTCTCGGAGTGGAGGTGCTGGCTTCGAAGGCCGCGTGCGAGACGGCGCGCACGGTGATCGTGCAGGTGAACGAGAAGATGCCGCGGGTGCTGGGGGATTCCTTCCTCCACGTCAGCCGCGTCGATTCGGTGGTGGAGGTCACGGAGCCGCTGCCGGAGCTCGTTCCCAAGCCGCCGTCGGAGCTGGAGCGGGCCATCGGTGCCCACGTGGTGGCCCTCATCGAGCCCGGCTCGACGGTTCAGATGGGCATCGGCGGCATCCCCGACTCGGTCTACGCCACGGTGGAGGGGAACCTGGACCTGGGCATCCACACCGAGATGCTCTCCGACGGCGCCATGCGCGCCATCGAGCGCGGGGTGGTCACCGGCAATCGCAAGAATCTCCATCCGGGCAAGGCGGTGGTCACCTTCGCCCTGGGCAGTGCCGAGCTCTACGACTACCTCAACAACAACCCGTTCATCGAAGGCCATCCGGTGGATTACGTCAACGATCCGGTGGTGGCGAGCCAGAACGAGAAGCTGGTGGCGGTGAATTCGGCGTTGGAGGTGGATCTCACCGGGCAGGTGTGCTCGGACTCCATCGGCTCCTACATCTACTCGGGCTTCGGCGGCCAGGTGGATTTCATCCGCGCCGCCGCCCGTTCCAAGGGCGGCAAGCCCATCATCGCCCTGCCGTCCACCGCCCGCCGCGGGGAGATGTCGCGCATCGTGCCGATGCTCAAGCCGGGAGCGGGAGTGGTCACCAGCCGCGCCGACGTCCACTATGTGGTCACCGAGCACGGGGTGGCCAATCTCTTCGGCCTCAATCTCCGCCAGCGGGCCGAGGCCCTCATCGCCATCGCCCATCCGGACTTCCGGGACGAGTTGGAGCGCGCCGCCAAAGAGCGCAAGCTTCTTCCCTGAACTCCATCGCGGTTCTCCACGCCCCCCAACCACCAAGCAAGGCATGAGCCGAGACTCCTCTTCCAGCCTGCGTTCCATTCGCGTCATCCTGGCGGTGGTGTTGGTGCTCAACTTGGGGGTGGCCCTGGCCAAGCTCGTGGTGGGGGCGCTGATCCAAAGCATCAGCATGGTGGCGGACGGATTCCACTCCCTGACCGACGGTGCGTCCAACGTGGTCGGGCTCATCGGCATCTCTCTGGCCGCCCGGCCTCCCGACGAGGACCATCCCTACGGTCATTGGAAGTTCGAGACTCTGGCGGCGCTGCTCATCGGCGGTCTGCTGGCGATGACCGCTTGGGAGGTGTTGCGCAGCTGTTTCGAGCGTCTGCGGGACGACTCCGTGCCGGAGGTGTCGGCATTGGCGTTGGTGGTGATGGTGGTGACCATGGTGGTCAACCTCGGCGTCTCCTACTACGAGCGTCGCCGCGGGGAGGAGTTGCGTAGCGATCTGCTCACCGCCGACGCGGCCCACACCCGCAGCGATTTCTTCGTCTCCCTGGCGGTGCTGGCGAGCCTGGGGGCGGCCCACTTCGGCTATCCCCAGGTCGACGTGGTGGTCGCCTTGGTGATCACCGGTGCCATCGCCCACGCAGCCCTGTCCATCGTTCGGCGGAGCGCCGAGCGCCTGACCGACACAGCGGTGCTGCCGCCCCACGAGGTGCGGGAAGTGGCGTTGCGGGTACCGGGGGTCGAGGGAGTGCACAAGGTGCGCACCCGAACCGGCGCGGGGGGCAACCACGCCGACCTTCACGTCCAGGTGCGGGCCGACCTACGGCTGGACGAAGCCCACGTCATCGGCCACATGGTGGCGGACAAGCTCAAGGACGAGCTGGACCTCGATGACATCGTGACCCACGTGGAGCCCCCGGTAGGGCACGAAACGGACTGGCGCCCGTGGCATGAAGAAGATTCGGAGGAGTCTGCCGCCAGCGGCGAAGCCGATCCTCGTTCACCGCAGCGGCCGTAGCACCCGCAATCCGTTGAGCACCACCAGCAGGGTGCTGCCTTCGTGCCCCACCACTCCCAGCGGCAGGGGGACGCCATGGACCAGCGTCACCACCACCAGGATGGCGATGACGCCGCAGGCGAAGGCCAGATTCTGGCGCACGATGCGCAGCGACCGCCGCGCCAGCCGTGAGGCGTAGGCGAGGAGCTGGAGCTCGTCCCGCACCAACACCAGATCGGCAGTTTCGAGGGCGGCGTCGGTGCCGGCGATGCCCATGGCGATGCCGACGGTGGCGGTGGCCAGGGCCGGCGCGTCGTTGACCCCGTCCCCCACCATGGCCACCCGGGTGCCGGC from Acidobacteriota bacterium encodes the following:
- a CDS encoding acetyl-CoA hydrolase/transferase C-terminal domain-containing protein, encoding MSWLDDYRARLETPEQAVHRIKSGDRVYYGGNAAIPQALVRALAGRREELEDVQLNHVLLLGDDPLSVPGTEGHFRHNSLFVGPSDRKAVNEGRADYVPIFLHLIPRLFRSGTVPLDVAMVQVSPPDQHGFMSLGVEVLASKAACETARTVIVQVNEKMPRVLGDSFLHVSRVDSVVEVTEPLPELVPKPPSELERAIGAHVVALIEPGSTVQMGIGGIPDSVYATVEGNLDLGIHTEMLSDGAMRAIERGVVTGNRKNLHPGKAVVTFALGSAELYDYLNNNPFIEGHPVDYVNDPVVASQNEKLVAVNSALEVDLTGQVCSDSIGSYIYSGFGGQVDFIRAAARSKGGKPIIALPSTARRGEMSRIVPMLKPGAGVVTSRADVHYVVTEHGVANLFGLNLRQRAEALIAIAHPDFRDELERAAKERKLLP
- a CDS encoding cation diffusion facilitator family transporter, with protein sequence MSRDSSSSLRSIRVILAVVLVLNLGVALAKLVVGALIQSISMVADGFHSLTDGASNVVGLIGISLAARPPDEDHPYGHWKFETLAALLIGGLLAMTAWEVLRSCFERLRDDSVPEVSALALVVMVVTMVVNLGVSYYERRRGEELRSDLLTADAAHTRSDFFVSLAVLASLGAAHFGYPQVDVVVALVITGAIAHAALSIVRRSAERLTDTAVLPPHEVREVALRVPGVEGVHKVRTRTGAGGNHADLHVQVRADLRLDEAHVIGHMVADKLKDELDLDDIVTHVEPPVGHETDWRPWHEEDSEESAASGEADPRSPQRP